ACTCCCTCCGTTGTTGGTTACACCAAGGACAGTGAGCTCTTGGTTGGTCAGCCTGCCCGTCGCCAGCTGGTCCTGAATCCGCGCAACACGTTTTCCAACCTCAAACGGTTTGTCGGTCGTAGCTGGGACGAACTCGACGACAGCTCCCTTACGGTTCCCTACACCGTGAGGGCCAACAGTCAGGGCAATGTGCGTGTGGCATGCCCGCAAACCGAGCGGGAATATGCCGCTGAGGAGCTTGTTGCCAGCATTTTGCGCAAGCTTGTGGACGATGCCTCCACCTACCTGGGAGAAGAGGTGGAATCTGCCGTGATCACGGTTCCTGCTTATTTCAATGATGCGCAACGCCAGGCGACACGCGATGCGGGGCGTCTGGCAGGGCTCACGGTTGAACGGATCCTGAACGAACCGACTGCAGCCGCTTTGGCCTACGGATTCGACCGCAGTGCCGTGCGCCGTGCTCTGGTGTTCGATCTTGGTGGAGGCACCTTCGACGTGTCCTTGCTGAGAATCGCCAACGGTGTTTTTGATGTGAAAGCCACCAATGGCGATACCCAGCTTGGTGGTAACGACTTTGATCAACGCATCGTCGATTGGCTGGCGCAGTCGTTTCTCAAAGAACACAACATCGATCTACGCCGTGACCGCCAAGCACTGCAGCGACTTACGGAAGCCTCAGAGAAGGCCAAGCAAGAGTTATCAGGTGTGAGCGCGACGCCCGTGTCGCTCCCGTTCATTGCCACGGGCCCTGACGGCCCTCTTCATATCGAAACCACACTGGATCGAGAAACGTTCGAGGGGTTGTGTCCCGATCTTCTCGATCGCCTGATGCTTCCCGTGCAGGCGGCCCTCAGGGATTCCGGCTGGAGTGCTGAAGACATCGACGATGTGGTTCTGGTGGGAGGAAGCACGCGGATGCCAATGGTGCAGCAACTGGTGAGAACGCTTGTGCCGAATGATCCATGTCAGTCCGTGAATCCGGATGAGGTGGTGGCCATCGGTGCTGCGGTTCAGGCGGGAATCATTACGGGTGATCTGCGGGATCTGCTGCTCAATGACGTGACGCCCCTGTCTCTCGGTCTGGAGACCATCGGCGGGCTGATGAAGGTCTTGATTCCGAGGAACACGCCGATTCCTGTACGCCAAT
The sequence above is a segment of the Synechococcus sp. PROS-7-1 genome. Coding sequences within it:
- the dnaK gene encoding molecular chaperone DnaK, giving the protein MGRIVGIDLGTTNSVVAVLEAGRPVVIANAEGTRTTPSVVGYTKDSELLVGQPARRQLVLNPRNTFSNLKRFVGRSWDELDDSSLTVPYTVRANSQGNVRVACPQTEREYAAEELVASILRKLVDDASTYLGEEVESAVITVPAYFNDAQRQATRDAGRLAGLTVERILNEPTAAALAYGFDRSAVRRALVFDLGGGTFDVSLLRIANGVFDVKATNGDTQLGGNDFDQRIVDWLAQSFLKEHNIDLRRDRQALQRLTEASEKAKQELSGVSATPVSLPFIATGPDGPLHIETTLDRETFEGLCPDLLDRLMLPVQAALRDSGWSAEDIDDVVLVGGSTRMPMVQQLVRTLVPNDPCQSVNPDEVVAIGAAVQAGIITGDLRDLLLNDVTPLSLGLETIGGLMKVLIPRNTPIPVRQSDVFSTSEPNQSSVEIHVWQGERQMAADNKSLGRFRLSGIPPAPRGVPQIQVAFDIDANGILQVNATDRTTGRKQSVTIQGGSTLNEDEIQALLAEAEARADEDRRRRATIERRNSALTLVAQAERRLRDAALEFGPYGAERQQRAVEMAMRDVQDLLEQEDLQELELAVSGLQEALFGLNRRLTAERRTESGPLQGLKSTLGTLKDELFADDDWDDDPWSTPQDRYGYDPRPRSGRRGLDPWDDDNFR